A genomic region of Candidatus Polarisedimenticolaceae bacterium contains the following coding sequences:
- a CDS encoding DUF503 domain-containing protein, which translates to MTVGVLTFELHLPGARSLKDKRQIVRSLKERLRSRHNVAVSELEEHAELWQRATLAIVSVAGRRDPLERLFETVLAESESQVPGHVLSPSTEFLEGDLA; encoded by the coding sequence ATGACCGTCGGCGTCCTCACGTTCGAGCTGCACCTTCCGGGCGCGCGCTCGCTGAAGGACAAGCGCCAGATCGTCCGCAGCCTCAAGGAGCGCCTGCGCTCGCGCCACAACGTGGCGGTCTCCGAGCTCGAGGAGCATGCGGAGCTGTGGCAGCGAGCCACCCTCGCGATCGTCTCGGTGGCGGGGCGGCGCGATCCCCTCGAGCGGCTGTTCGAGACGGTCCTGGCCGAGTCGGAGTCGCAGGTCCCCGGACACGTGCTTTCGCCCTCGACCGAGTTCCTGGAGGGAGACCTCGCATGA
- the rbfA gene encoding 30S ribosome-binding factor RbfA, which translates to MTSHRLSRVNEQILTILAEAVRDEVRDPRVQGLITLTGVRVTQDMDLARVYVSALGSEPERVAAVKALNHAAPFLRRIVAQRAGLRHTPRLEFLADASLETGARVERVLKDIENEER; encoded by the coding sequence ATGACGAGCCACCGGCTCTCCCGCGTCAACGAGCAGATCCTGACGATCCTGGCGGAAGCGGTGCGCGACGAGGTTCGCGACCCGCGGGTCCAGGGCCTCATCACCCTCACCGGCGTCCGTGTGACCCAGGACATGGACCTCGCCCGGGTGTACGTCTCCGCGCTGGGCTCCGAGCCCGAGCGCGTCGCCGCGGTCAAGGCGCTCAATCACGCGGCGCCGTTCCTGCGGCGCATCGTCGCGCAGCGCGCGGGGCTGCGACACACGCCGCGCCTCGAGTTCCTCGCCGATGCCAGTCTCGAGACCGGCGCCCGTGTCGAGCGGGTCCTCAAGGACATCGAGAACGAGGAACGATGA
- the truB gene encoding tRNA pseudouridine(55) synthase TruB, which translates to MSPPEGLLLVDKPEGPTSHDVVALVKRRLAASKVGHAGTLDPMASGLLPLALGRATRLIRFLPAAPKVYAGSIRLGLATTTDDVTGEALSRHDGPAPPLAEVIAAAARFSGRLLQHPPAFSARRVSGQRMYRLARRGEAAVGPPVEVEVYRFDLAATGDPWSFAFTVAVSSGTYVRSLARDLGAALGCGGTLETLRRTAIGPFRVEDAVAIAGDAALDPARIVPLEGMPLGLPDAALDDAAASRFASGVAIPWDQGEGLLRVTAPGRLVGVGEVRNGLLAPRVVVC; encoded by the coding sequence ATGAGCCCTCCCGAGGGGCTCCTCCTGGTCGACAAGCCGGAAGGACCCACCAGCCACGACGTGGTCGCGCTCGTCAAGCGTCGTCTCGCGGCGTCGAAGGTCGGACACGCCGGGACGCTCGATCCGATGGCCTCCGGCCTTCTTCCCCTCGCGCTCGGGCGCGCGACGCGTCTGATCCGGTTCCTGCCCGCCGCCCCGAAGGTGTATGCCGGCTCGATCCGGCTCGGCCTCGCGACGACGACCGACGACGTGACCGGGGAGGCGTTGTCGCGCCACGACGGTCCCGCTCCGCCGCTCGCGGAGGTGATCGCGGCCGCCGCCCGATTCTCCGGGCGCCTCCTCCAGCACCCCCCCGCCTTCTCCGCCCGCCGGGTCTCGGGGCAGCGGATGTACCGGCTCGCGCGCAGGGGAGAGGCGGCGGTGGGCCCGCCGGTCGAGGTGGAGGTGTACCGGTTCGACCTCGCGGCGACCGGCGATCCGTGGAGCTTCGCCTTCACGGTGGCGGTCTCCTCCGGGACGTACGTCCGCTCCCTCGCCAGGGACCTCGGGGCCGCCCTCGGGTGCGGCGGGACGCTCGAGACGCTCCGCCGGACGGCGATCGGCCCCTTCCGCGTCGAGGACGCCGTCGCGATCGCGGGGGACGCCGCGCTCGATCCCGCGCGGATCGTCCCGCTGGAAGGGATGCCCCTGGGGTTGCCGGACGCCGCGCTCGACGACGCCGCCGCGTCGCGATTCGCCTCGGGGGTGGCGATTCCGTGGGATCAGGGCGAGGGGCTGTTGCGCGTGACGGCCCCCGGGCGGCTCGTCGGGGTCGGCGAGGTCCGGAACGGTCTTCTCGCACCGCGGGTGGTCGTGTGCTAG
- the rpsO gene encoding 30S ribosomal protein S15, with the protein MPLNPQHKSELIESYKTHGTDTGSPEVQIALLTKRIEHLTEHFKSHAKDHHSRQGLLKMVGKRRRLLDYLKRKDLDRYQRVIGRLGIRK; encoded by the coding sequence ATGCCGCTCAATCCCCAGCACAAGTCCGAGTTGATCGAGTCCTACAAGACCCACGGCACCGATACCGGGTCGCCGGAGGTCCAGATCGCGCTCCTCACGAAGCGGATCGAGCACCTCACCGAGCACTTCAAGTCCCACGCGAAGGACCACCACTCGCGCCAGGGGCTGCTCAAGATGGTCGGCAAGCGCCGTCGCCTGCTCGATTACCTCAAGCGCAAGGACCTCGATCGTTATCAGCGCGTCATCGGCCGCCTCGGCATCCGCAAGTAG
- the pnp gene encoding polyribonucleotide nucleotidyltransferase, with translation MRRKEIEIGGKPLVVETGKVAKQADGSVMVRYGDTVVLVTACAAKEPRPGIDFLPLTVDYRENTYAAGKIPGGFFRREGRPNEKEILSSRLIDRPLRPLFPDGWGCETQIVALLLSSDQENDSDVLAVTGASFALAISDIPFPTPIAAVRVGLTADGAYLLNPTFTQLETSRLDLVVAGSKDAVVMVEAGSKEVSEAEMLEAIRLGHEAIRKIVAAQEELAKECGKAKRTFTKAPEPEGVRERLDREWKPRLAEAMRIKAKLDSYAKVDALKKEMLASFGETEAEARSFASKYWYELQDHILREEVFERGVRLDGRAFDQVRPITCEVGVLPRTHGSALFTRGETQALVTVTLGTSADAQKLDWVEGESFRRFMLHYNFPPFSVGEVKFLRGPGRREIGHGALAERSLVPLAPSEEKWPYTIRIVSDILESNGSSSMASICGGSLALMDAGVPMDAAVAGVAMGLIKGDTKFAVLTDIAGAEDHHGDMDFKVAGTRNGITALQMDIKIGGVTPEIMAQALDQALRGRLHILDRMQESIQTHRAEISPFAPRIITIQIHKEKIRDVIGQGGKTIRSIVERTGCKIEVHDDGRVDIASTDEAAAQKAVEIIRELTAEAELGKTYLGKVVRVVNFGAFVEIMPGVEGLLHISEIAEQRIAQVQDEIDEGDEVLVKVIEISEGRVRLSRKAVLREQRGETGPPPEGEGGGRPPRDGGYRGGDRGGRGPRRGPRGGGGGHHGGGPRGDRPADALQGVPQGGGRGEGGPGGDDRD, from the coding sequence ATGCGACGCAAGGAAATCGAGATCGGCGGGAAACCGCTCGTCGTCGAGACGGGCAAGGTGGCGAAGCAGGCGGACGGATCGGTGATGGTCCGTTACGGCGACACGGTGGTCCTCGTCACCGCGTGCGCCGCGAAGGAGCCGCGGCCGGGGATCGACTTCCTCCCGCTGACGGTCGACTATCGCGAGAACACCTACGCGGCCGGAAAGATCCCCGGCGGGTTCTTCCGCCGTGAGGGCCGCCCCAACGAGAAGGAGATCCTCTCCTCGCGGCTCATCGACCGCCCGCTGCGCCCGCTTTTCCCCGACGGCTGGGGGTGCGAGACGCAGATCGTCGCGTTGCTGCTCTCGTCCGACCAGGAAAACGACTCGGACGTCCTGGCGGTCACCGGCGCCTCCTTCGCGCTGGCCATCTCGGACATCCCCTTCCCCACGCCGATCGCGGCGGTCCGCGTCGGCCTGACCGCCGACGGCGCGTACCTTCTCAACCCGACCTTCACCCAGCTCGAGACGAGCCGGCTCGACCTCGTGGTCGCCGGCTCGAAGGACGCGGTCGTGATGGTCGAGGCGGGATCGAAGGAGGTCTCCGAGGCCGAGATGCTCGAGGCGATCCGGCTCGGGCACGAGGCGATCCGGAAGATCGTCGCGGCCCAGGAGGAGCTCGCGAAGGAGTGCGGGAAGGCCAAGCGCACCTTCACGAAGGCGCCGGAGCCCGAGGGAGTCCGCGAGAGGCTCGACCGCGAGTGGAAGCCGCGCCTGGCGGAAGCGATGCGGATCAAGGCGAAGCTCGACAGCTACGCCAAGGTCGACGCGCTGAAGAAGGAGATGCTCGCATCCTTCGGCGAAACCGAGGCCGAGGCCAGGTCGTTCGCGTCGAAATACTGGTACGAGCTGCAGGATCACATCCTCCGCGAGGAGGTCTTCGAGCGGGGCGTGCGCCTGGACGGGCGCGCGTTCGACCAGGTCCGTCCGATCACCTGCGAAGTGGGGGTTCTCCCCCGCACCCACGGCTCCGCGCTGTTCACGCGCGGCGAGACGCAGGCGCTCGTGACGGTCACCCTCGGGACCTCGGCCGACGCGCAGAAGCTCGACTGGGTGGAGGGCGAGTCCTTCCGTCGCTTCATGCTGCACTACAACTTCCCGCCGTTCTCCGTCGGCGAGGTCAAGTTCCTCCGCGGCCCGGGTCGTCGCGAGATCGGCCACGGCGCCCTCGCCGAGCGTTCGCTCGTCCCGCTCGCGCCCAGCGAGGAGAAGTGGCCCTACACGATCCGCATCGTGTCGGACATCCTCGAGTCCAACGGCTCCTCGTCGATGGCGAGCATCTGCGGCGGCTCGCTCGCGCTCATGGACGCCGGCGTCCCGATGGACGCCGCGGTCGCGGGCGTGGCGATGGGGCTCATCAAGGGGGACACGAAGTTCGCGGTGCTGACCGACATCGCCGGTGCCGAGGACCACCACGGCGACATGGACTTCAAGGTCGCGGGGACCCGGAACGGGATCACCGCGCTCCAGATGGACATCAAGATCGGCGGCGTGACCCCCGAGATCATGGCGCAGGCCCTCGATCAGGCGCTCCGCGGCCGGCTGCACATCCTCGACCGGATGCAGGAGTCGATCCAGACGCACCGCGCCGAGATCTCCCCCTTCGCCCCGCGGATCATCACGATCCAGATCCACAAGGAGAAGATCCGCGACGTCATCGGCCAGGGCGGGAAGACCATCCGCTCGATCGTCGAGCGCACGGGCTGCAAGATCGAGGTCCACGACGACGGCCGCGTCGACATCGCCTCGACCGACGAGGCGGCGGCGCAGAAGGCGGTCGAGATCATCCGCGAGCTCACGGCCGAGGCCGAGCTCGGCAAGACCTACCTCGGCAAGGTGGTGCGCGTCGTGAACTTCGGCGCGTTCGTCGAGATCATGCCGGGCGTCGAAGGACTTCTGCACATCTCCGAGATCGCCGAGCAGCGGATCGCCCAGGTGCAGGACGAGATCGACGAGGGCGACGAGGTCCTCGTCAAGGTGATCGAGATCTCCGAGGGGCGCGTGCGCCTGAGCCGCAAGGCGGTCCTGCGCGAGCAGCGCGGCGAGACCGGGCCGCCGCCGGAAGGGGAAGGCGGCGGACGTCCGCCTCGCGACGGCGGGTACCGAGGGGGGGACCGCGGGGGGCGCGGGCCGCGTCGGGGCCCGCGCGGCGGCGGCGGCGGACACCACGGCGGCGGCCCGCGCGGCGACCGTCCCGCCGACGCGTTGCAGGGCGTCCCGCAGGGGGGCGGTCGCGGCGAAGGCGGCCCCGGCGGCGACGACCGCGACTGA
- a CDS encoding LysM peptidoglycan-binding domain-containing protein: MSKALKLGAWGVIAVLAFGATYAEDAASKSTSTRPPKNLKQMPDGHWTPWDPPQATPEAYIIQKGDTLWDLAGKWLDNPYLWPQVWDQNRYVLDSHWIYPGDPLNVPGKPEVVPPEGPPAGEPAPEPTADAETGTGAPEAPAEKPAPVAPMPPPLVPLADTADLYCSGFIETEHQASETWIAGREMERKEVADGDVVYLNRGSAQGVAAGQQLAVIRRGSAVVHPVTGQALGTMILRLGKLQVLAAQENTAIAVISMSCTTMRDSDEIVPWTDLEAPATRTLPPFDRYAVDPSGGEQGYVVTAKDKLQATGQGHVIYTDLGSAAGVKPGTLLTLYRDVPELPRQMLGRAVVLTVGDGTSAAKIVQTVREVRLGDRVEVYR, encoded by the coding sequence ATGAGCAAAGCGCTGAAGCTCGGGGCTTGGGGGGTGATCGCGGTCCTCGCGTTCGGTGCGACGTACGCCGAGGACGCTGCCTCGAAGAGCACCTCGACCCGGCCGCCGAAGAACCTGAAGCAAATGCCCGACGGCCACTGGACGCCGTGGGACCCTCCGCAGGCGACTCCGGAGGCCTACATCATCCAGAAGGGGGACACCCTCTGGGACCTCGCGGGGAAGTGGCTCGACAATCCCTACCTCTGGCCGCAGGTCTGGGACCAGAACCGGTACGTGCTCGACAGCCACTGGATCTACCCCGGCGATCCCCTGAACGTTCCCGGGAAGCCCGAGGTCGTGCCTCCCGAGGGACCCCCCGCGGGTGAGCCGGCCCCCGAGCCGACCGCCGATGCCGAGACCGGCACCGGCGCCCCCGAGGCGCCGGCCGAGAAGCCGGCCCCGGTCGCGCCGATGCCTCCGCCGCTGGTGCCGCTCGCGGACACGGCGGATCTCTACTGTTCGGGGTTCATCGAGACCGAGCATCAGGCCTCCGAGACCTGGATCGCCGGCCGCGAGATGGAGCGCAAGGAGGTCGCCGACGGCGATGTCGTCTACCTCAATCGCGGTTCCGCCCAGGGCGTCGCCGCCGGCCAGCAGCTCGCCGTGATCCGTCGCGGCTCCGCCGTCGTGCACCCGGTCACGGGACAGGCGCTCGGCACCATGATCCTCCGCCTCGGAAAGCTCCAGGTCCTCGCCGCCCAGGAGAACACCGCGATCGCGGTCATCTCGATGTCGTGCACCACGATGCGCGACAGCGACGAGATCGTGCCGTGGACCGATCTGGAGGCCCCCGCGACCCGCACCCTTCCCCCGTTCGACCGCTACGCCGTCGACCCTTCGGGGGGGGAGCAGGGGTACGTGGTGACCGCGAAGGACAAGCTCCAGGCGACCGGGCAAGGTCACGTGATCTACACCGACCTCGGGTCGGCCGCGGGGGTGAAGCCCGGAACCCTGCTCACGCTTTACCGCGACGTTCCCGAGCTGCCGCGCCAGATGCTCGGCCGGGCCGTCGTGCTCACCGTGGGGGACGGCACCTCCGCGGCGAAGATCGTGCAGACCGTTCGCGAGGTGCGCCTGGGCGACCGCGTCGAGGTGTACCGCTAG
- the rsmD gene encoding 16S rRNA (guanine(966)-N(2))-methyltransferase RsmD, with amino-acid sequence MGLVRIVAGDLRGRRLRVPEAPGLRPTSDRVRQALFDILGQRLPGGRVLDAYAGSGALGFEALSRGADEAVFIESGRLASDAIRENARALGIADRCRLVQGDAVALLRGRRVEGPFAWVFADPPWADGAGPHFLEALVVSGVLPSGASIVLERDTRSEPAQPPQGWALTRTSVYGRTALDFYLS; translated from the coding sequence TTGGGTCTCGTCCGGATCGTCGCCGGAGACCTGAGGGGCCGGCGGCTCCGCGTCCCCGAGGCCCCGGGGCTGCGTCCGACCTCCGACCGGGTCCGCCAGGCCCTCTTCGACATTCTCGGCCAGCGCCTTCCCGGCGGGCGCGTCCTCGACGCCTATGCGGGGAGCGGGGCACTCGGGTTCGAGGCGTTGAGCCGGGGGGCCGACGAGGCGGTTTTCATCGAGTCGGGGCGGCTCGCCTCCGACGCGATCCGGGAGAACGCCCGTGCCTTGGGGATCGCCGACCGCTGCCGGCTCGTCCAGGGGGACGCCGTGGCTCTCCTGCGCGGCCGCCGCGTCGAGGGGCCGTTTGCCTGGGTTTTCGCCGATCCGCCGTGGGCCGACGGGGCAGGTCCACACTTCCTCGAGGCGCTCGTGGTTTCGGGGGTCCTCCCCTCCGGGGCGTCGATCGTCCTCGAGCGCGATACCCGGTCCGAGCCGGCCCAGCCCCCCCAGGGATGGGCGCTCACCCGGACCTCGGTTTATGGCCGGACGGCCCTCGACTTTTACCTGTCTTGA
- a CDS encoding DEAD/DEAH box helicase, which produces MHSKTFRDFSLRPESQQALDEAGYTTPTPIQEQAIPILLRGHDLVGIAQTGTGKTLAYLLTIFQGLQDGGEGPQAVVMCPTRELAIQVAGEAERFGKHLGLRTVLAYGGTSSGMQKQALSDGCDLLVATPGRLLDFLQQATLSLRRVRVFVLDEADRMLDMGFIRDIDAILKRAPMSRQTLLFSATFPEEIRRLSERYMFHPETVRIEAQQIVKDTIDHSLIFVDKASKDAALVALLQRENPAKALVFTATREATSEISRRLRARNMEVVALSSLLSQANRERALDAFRRGEFHILVATDVAARGLDITDIDLVINYDVPMHAEDYVHRIGRTGRAHRLGRAITFVTPLDARRLTAIEHLLGEPVRPEPLAGFSGERAEGGGGGGAGRRRRPRTRGRRTSGARRG; this is translated from the coding sequence ATGCACTCCAAGACCTTCCGAGACTTCTCCCTCCGACCCGAATCCCAGCAGGCCCTCGACGAAGCCGGCTACACGACGCCGACGCCGATCCAGGAGCAGGCGATCCCGATCCTGCTGCGCGGCCACGACCTCGTCGGCATCGCCCAGACGGGCACGGGGAAGACGCTCGCCTACCTGCTGACGATCTTCCAGGGTCTCCAGGACGGGGGTGAAGGGCCGCAGGCGGTCGTGATGTGCCCCACGCGCGAGCTCGCCATCCAGGTGGCGGGGGAGGCCGAGCGATTCGGCAAGCACCTCGGCCTGCGAACCGTGCTCGCCTACGGCGGAACATCCAGCGGGATGCAGAAGCAGGCGCTCTCCGACGGGTGCGACCTGCTCGTCGCCACGCCGGGGCGACTGCTCGACTTCCTGCAGCAGGCGACGTTGTCCCTCCGGCGGGTGCGCGTGTTCGTTCTCGACGAGGCCGACCGCATGCTCGACATGGGGTTCATCCGCGACATCGACGCGATCCTGAAGCGGGCACCGATGAGCCGTCAGACGCTCCTGTTCTCGGCGACCTTTCCCGAGGAGATCCGGCGGCTGTCCGAGCGCTACATGTTCCATCCGGAGACGGTGCGCATCGAGGCGCAGCAGATCGTCAAGGACACGATCGACCATTCCCTCATCTTCGTGGACAAGGCGAGCAAGGACGCCGCGCTCGTGGCGCTCCTGCAGCGCGAGAACCCCGCGAAGGCCCTCGTCTTCACGGCGACGCGCGAGGCGACCTCGGAGATCAGCCGCCGCCTGCGCGCCCGCAACATGGAGGTCGTCGCGTTGTCGAGCCTGCTCTCGCAGGCCAACCGCGAGCGCGCCCTCGACGCCTTCCGGCGCGGCGAGTTCCACATCCTCGTCGCCACGGACGTCGCCGCGCGCGGCCTCGACATCACCGACATCGACCTCGTCATCAACTACGACGTCCCGATGCACGCCGAGGACTACGTCCACCGCATCGGGCGCACCGGCCGCGCCCACCGCCTCGGACGGGCGATCACCTTCGTGACCCCGCTCGACGCAAGGCGCCTGACCGCGATCGAGCACCTCCTCGGCGAGCCGGTCCGCCCGGAGCCCCTCGCGGGTTTCTCCGGGGAGCGTGCCGAAGGGGGGGGCGGCGGGGGAGCGGGACGACGTCGGCGGCCACGCACCCGCGGGCGGCGGACCTCCGGCGCCCGTCGCGGCTGA
- a CDS encoding LeuA family protein produces MREELIHDWNHAAAALPPMRPAQVMLNDVTLRDGLQSPSVLDPPIEKKLRLLHLMDDLGVEAANVGIPSAGPRAAADVEALCREIRDAKLDIAPNCTARTLPRDVEPIVEVARASGVPIEVSLFIGSSAIRQYTEGWDEEFLLRRSAEAITIAVAAGLPVLFVAEDTTRSKPETIRRLYQEAVRLGARRVVVADTTGHATPWGATALVRFVREALDEAGGREVGIDWHGHRDRGLALANGLAAFAAGATRVHGCALGVGERSGNMELDLMLVNLRLLGWIDRDLTKLGEYSRTAADALGVPIPDNYPVVGADAFQTATGVHAAAVIKAFRMGDGWLVDRVYSGVPAADFGFAQKIRVGPMSGKSNVVYWLETKGIPATEERVARIFEAAKRSNRLLEDAEIEALV; encoded by the coding sequence ATGCGCGAGGAGTTGATCCACGACTGGAACCACGCGGCGGCGGCCCTTCCGCCCATGCGTCCGGCGCAGGTCATGCTCAACGACGTGACCCTTCGGGACGGGCTGCAGTCGCCGTCGGTCCTCGATCCCCCGATCGAAAAGAAGCTCCGGCTCCTGCACCTGATGGACGACCTCGGCGTGGAGGCCGCGAACGTCGGGATCCCGAGCGCGGGTCCGCGGGCGGCGGCCGACGTCGAGGCGTTGTGCCGCGAGATCCGCGACGCGAAACTGGACATCGCGCCGAACTGCACCGCACGGACGCTTCCCCGAGACGTCGAGCCGATCGTTGAGGTGGCCCGCGCGAGCGGCGTCCCGATCGAGGTCTCGCTCTTCATCGGCTCCTCCGCGATCCGCCAGTACACGGAGGGTTGGGACGAGGAGTTCCTCCTCCGCCGGTCGGCGGAGGCGATCACGATCGCCGTGGCCGCGGGCCTTCCGGTCCTGTTCGTCGCCGAGGACACGACCCGCTCGAAACCCGAGACGATCCGGCGCCTCTACCAGGAAGCGGTGCGGCTCGGGGCGCGGCGCGTGGTCGTCGCCGACACGACCGGGCACGCGACGCCGTGGGGAGCGACCGCGCTCGTGAGATTCGTGCGGGAAGCCCTGGACGAAGCCGGCGGGCGCGAGGTCGGGATCGACTGGCACGGCCACCGCGACCGCGGCCTGGCGCTCGCCAACGGCCTCGCGGCCTTCGCCGCGGGGGCGACCCGCGTGCACGGCTGCGCGCTCGGCGTCGGCGAGCGCTCGGGGAACATGGAGCTCGATCTGATGCTCGTGAACCTCAGGCTCCTGGGGTGGATCGACCGCGACCTGACGAAGCTCGGCGAATACTCCCGCACGGCGGCCGACGCCCTGGGCGTCCCCATCCCCGACAACTACCCGGTCGTCGGGGCCGATGCCTTCCAGACGGCGACCGGCGTACACGCCGCGGCGGTGATCAAGGCGTTCCGCATGGGGGACGGCTGGCTCGTGGACCGCGTCTACTCCGGCGTGCCCGCGGCCGATTTCGGCTTCGCGCAGAAGATCCGCGTGGGGCCCATGAGCGGGAAGTCGAACGTGGTGTACTGGCTCGAGACGAAGGGGATCCCGGCGACGGAGGAGCGCGTGGCGCGCATCTTCGAGGCCGCCAAACGCTCCAACCGCCTGCTCGAAGACGCGGAGATCGAGGCCCTGGTCTGA
- a CDS encoding energy transducer TonB yields the protein MQQLHLTGPEPLENEETAALRRIFRMQLAVLLSVIAHLLIVIGILVMPDWKQQTLAQVQPASPEVAASPPVVFMSPRPPAPPPSSPAPAPAPAPKAPAEEMRLRKETPPPVDPPRDARYRMEPNRRIPEGPPPETPKVSRSSGMEDSRPKGGARGGPLPDPAPGVPDREEAGRTSIAPRDLAGRIRSFQQALPKPDLAPSNKGPKGGGKGEGGPLDLSSLPFVGYGVGNLQFESVDYDWGDYGRAIYIAIWRAWHNRLWMTSGVFERWAAENQSWALDHRNVVRFTITKDGQVVGVSIETESGCYPLDDSAADALREVVLPPLPADFPRGQETVRAMFIAEGEIKQMRRSLQYLKDRGYF from the coding sequence ATGCAGCAACTCCACCTGACGGGCCCGGAGCCCCTCGAGAACGAGGAAACCGCGGCGCTTCGCCGGATCTTCCGGATGCAGCTCGCGGTGTTGCTGTCGGTGATCGCCCACCTGCTGATCGTGATCGGGATCCTCGTCATGCCCGACTGGAAGCAGCAGACCCTCGCGCAGGTGCAGCCGGCGAGTCCCGAAGTCGCCGCGTCGCCGCCGGTCGTCTTCATGAGCCCGAGGCCTCCCGCGCCCCCGCCGTCCAGTCCCGCGCCGGCTCCCGCGCCGGCTCCCAAGGCTCCCGCGGAGGAGATGCGGCTGCGGAAGGAGACGCCTCCTCCCGTCGATCCTCCTCGCGACGCGCGATACCGGATGGAGCCGAACCGCCGGATCCCGGAGGGTCCTCCCCCGGAGACGCCGAAGGTGTCGCGCTCGTCGGGGATGGAGGACTCCCGGCCGAAGGGCGGGGCGCGCGGCGGGCCGCTTCCCGATCCCGCGCCGGGAGTGCCCGACCGCGAGGAGGCCGGTCGGACGTCGATCGCGCCGCGCGACCTCGCCGGGCGGATCCGGAGCTTCCAGCAGGCCCTCCCCAAACCGGACCTCGCGCCGTCGAACAAGGGGCCGAAAGGCGGCGGCAAGGGGGAGGGAGGCCCGCTCGACCTCTCCTCGCTCCCGTTCGTCGGGTACGGCGTCGGCAACCTGCAGTTCGAAAGCGTCGACTACGACTGGGGAGACTACGGTCGCGCGATCTACATCGCGATCTGGCGCGCCTGGCACAACCGTCTCTGGATGACGTCGGGGGTATTCGAACGCTGGGCGGCGGAGAACCAGAGCTGGGCGCTCGACCACCGCAACGTGGTCCGGTTCACGATCACCAAGGACGGGCAGGTGGTCGGCGTGTCGATCGAGACCGAGTCGGGGTGTTACCCGCTCGACGACTCCGCCGCCGACGCCCTCCGCGAAGTCGTCCTGCCCCCGCTTCCGGCGGATTTCCCGCGCGGACAGGAAACCGTTCGCGCGATGTTCATCGCCGAAGGGGAGATCAAGCAGATGCGCAGGAGCCTGCAATACCTGAAGGATCGCGGGTACTTCTAG
- a CDS encoding serine hydrolase domain-containing protein, whose product MSSDPLRAFVEAEVSAGSMPGACWHVESSGKTLARGAAGSVTFETPFDLASLTKPLATALLAALAEHRGAIDLSAPAGAWLPELSGSAWERATLLDLGAHRAGLPPWRPLYLSGSTREAYLAAIAAEPAAAPPGTTLYSDLGYILLGIAIERALGRPLDVLFDVRIAATLGLARAGYAGTSDRFEDAAPTERGNAFERELAGEAGHDHPFRTEVIRGAVHDGNAWGLGGVAGHAGLFATADAVAAIARHVLDSPARRRMLAPVAGEGTRSFGFTFAPLTESVRGVLDDDAVGHFGFTGTSVWIEPRVPRIYVLLTNRVHPTVPRAEFSRVRQTFHRVAQRCSNST is encoded by the coding sequence GTGAGCAGCGACCCGCTCCGCGCGTTCGTCGAGGCCGAGGTCTCCGCCGGTTCGATGCCCGGCGCCTGCTGGCACGTGGAGTCCTCCGGCAAGACGCTCGCCCGGGGCGCCGCGGGGTCCGTGACGTTCGAGACCCCCTTCGACCTCGCGTCGCTGACGAAGCCGCTCGCGACGGCGCTCCTCGCGGCCCTGGCCGAGCATCGCGGCGCGATCGATCTCTCCGCTCCCGCGGGGGCCTGGCTTCCCGAGCTTTCGGGCTCGGCGTGGGAGCGCGCCACCCTCCTGGACCTCGGCGCCCACCGTGCCGGGCTTCCGCCCTGGCGGCCGCTCTATCTCTCCGGATCGACGCGGGAGGCCTATCTCGCGGCGATCGCCGCGGAGCCGGCGGCCGCTCCCCCCGGCACCACGCTCTACTCCGACCTCGGGTACATCCTCCTGGGCATCGCGATCGAGCGGGCGCTCGGACGTCCCCTCGACGTCCTGTTCGACGTGCGCATCGCGGCCACGCTCGGCCTCGCCCGCGCGGGATACGCGGGGACCTCGGACCGATTCGAGGACGCCGCTCCCACCGAACGCGGGAACGCCTTCGAGCGCGAGCTCGCGGGGGAGGCCGGGCACGATCATCCGTTCCGGACGGAGGTCATCCGTGGCGCGGTTCACGACGGGAACGCCTGGGGGCTGGGCGGCGTCGCCGGGCACGCCGGCCTCTTCGCGACCGCCGACGCCGTCGCCGCGATCGCGCGCCACGTCCTGGACTCGCCGGCGCGGCGCCGGATGCTCGCCCCGGTCGCCGGGGAGGGGACGCGGTCGTTCGGCTTCACCTTCGCGCCGCTCACCGAATCGGTGCGCGGGGTGCTCGACGACGACGCGGTCGGCCACTTCGGGTTCACCGGGACTTCGGTCTGGATCGAGCCCCGTGTCCCGCGGATCTACGTGCTGTTGACCAACCGCGTGCACCCGACGGTGCCACGGGCGGAATTCTCCCGGGTGCGCCAGACTTTCCACCGGGTCGCCCAACGATGCAGCAACTCCACCTGA